Proteins encoded together in one Thermococcus gammatolerans EJ3 window:
- a CDS encoding rhomboid family intramembrane serine protease, translating to MGVEDLVKAVRYAWLTYTLAFINVAVYLYELHLSDSIAGPSVYALLKLALVNVLVTQHHEWWRLFTAMFVHLSWIHLAMNTFFLIYLGSQLELFVGRWRYLILYITAGLFGNVLSVALMDPYTISGGASGALFGIAGALIMIEGILKKNIQSALANAFFLFLINSWMPHVNAIAHLGGLLVGIAFGYIYGNYVKERMMRMLYWDEFY from the coding sequence GTGGGAGTTGAGGATCTTGTAAAAGCAGTGAGATACGCGTGGCTCACCTACACCCTCGCCTTCATCAACGTTGCTGTTTACCTCTACGAGCTCCATCTGAGCGACTCGATAGCGGGGCCATCCGTCTACGCTCTCTTAAAGCTCGCGCTCGTGAACGTCCTCGTGACCCAGCACCACGAGTGGTGGAGGCTCTTCACGGCGATGTTCGTGCACCTGAGCTGGATCCACCTGGCGATGAACACCTTCTTCCTCATATATCTGGGAAGCCAGCTGGAGCTCTTCGTGGGCAGGTGGAGGTACCTGATCCTTTACATAACCGCCGGCCTGTTCGGTAACGTCCTCAGCGTAGCCCTTATGGATCCGTACACAATAAGTGGAGGAGCGAGCGGGGCCCTCTTCGGCATAGCAGGGGCACTGATAATGATAGAGGGCATACTGAAGAAGAACATCCAGAGTGCTCTGGCCAACGCGTTCTTTCTCTTCCTGATAAACAGCTGGATGCCCCACGTTAATGCCATAGCACATCTTGGGGGCCTGCTCGTTGGGATAGCCTTCGGCTATATCTACGGCAACTACGTCAAGGAGAGGATGATGAGGATGCTTTACTGGGATGAGTTTTACTGA
- a CDS encoding bifunctional fructose-bisphosphatase/inositol-phosphate phosphatase, translating into MTDPSEVIWNEVVFSLAKDLEKVVMPIFGKPKAGETVGTNVSGDVTKYVDKVAEEMVLERLKILGINVVSEEVGTIDVGSEYTAVVDPIDGSYNFAAGIPIFAFSFALFRRRKPVYAALYEFTTGNYYEAIPGNGAFMNGRPIKVQQVPASRAAISFYTRGRGVGLISRVKRVRVLGAIAVELAYLARGTLQGVVDIRNYVRPTDVAAGVMLVREAGGLVVDDSGKDIDVHLSAEEKMNLIAVSDQELLRIILEEVNGSGS; encoded by the coding sequence ATGACCGACCCATCGGAGGTCATATGGAACGAGGTCGTTTTTTCCCTTGCCAAGGATCTTGAAAAGGTCGTCATGCCTATCTTTGGAAAACCCAAAGCGGGAGAAACCGTTGGAACGAACGTCAGCGGAGACGTTACCAAGTACGTGGACAAGGTTGCCGAGGAAATGGTTCTGGAGAGGCTGAAAATCCTCGGGATAAACGTCGTCAGCGAGGAAGTCGGTACCATAGACGTCGGAAGCGAGTACACAGCGGTAGTTGATCCAATCGATGGGTCATACAACTTCGCCGCGGGCATACCAATCTTCGCCTTCAGTTTCGCACTGTTCCGAAGGAGAAAGCCTGTTTACGCCGCCCTTTACGAATTCACCACAGGAAACTACTATGAAGCAATCCCTGGGAACGGAGCATTTATGAACGGAAGGCCAATTAAGGTTCAGCAGGTTCCAGCATCGAGGGCGGCGATAAGCTTCTACACCCGGGGAAGGGGCGTGGGACTTATCAGCCGCGTTAAGAGGGTTAGAGTCCTCGGGGCGATAGCGGTAGAGCTGGCGTACCTCGCGAGGGGCACGCTCCAGGGCGTGGTTGACATAAGGAATTACGTACGACCAACGGACGTGGCGGCAGGGGTTATGCTAGTGCGTGAAGCTGGTGGGCTCGTCGTCGATGACTCCGGAAAGGATATAGACGTGCATCTGAGCGCTGAAGAGAAGATGAACCTGATAGCGGTGAGCGATCAGGAACTGCTCAGGATAATTCTCGAAGAGGTGAACGGTAGTGGGAGTTGA
- a CDS encoding DUF63 family protein: MGLQEFFQRYFVDPIKYNQGYNPVNTLVYAIILGIAVLLLYRFLKRLGVKVDERFFVALMPYIFLGPLMRAMTDVGMLPRTYLTVSPGGYFVIAAFAIASLLVVWRHVGTGEKLYPLYRDVGFLLVGGLLFILIINLDKVNFRWEYFKYFIPSLLVAEAFIWTLSRKFELIRNNRLLFYTHFYDATTTFVGIQFFGYWEQHVLARTLIDLTGTAAVMYLEKLIILLPIVWILDVEMKDEDPDLINFVKLAMFILGFGPGTRNLLITLMGVGR; this comes from the coding sequence ATGGGTCTTCAGGAGTTCTTCCAGAGGTACTTCGTGGATCCAATAAAGTACAACCAGGGCTACAATCCCGTGAACACGCTCGTGTACGCGATAATCCTCGGGATCGCGGTTCTGCTGCTCTACCGGTTTCTCAAGCGGCTTGGGGTGAAGGTGGACGAGAGGTTTTTCGTGGCGCTGATGCCCTACATATTCCTCGGGCCACTAATGAGGGCCATGACCGATGTAGGGATGCTCCCCAGGACGTACCTCACCGTGAGCCCAGGGGGCTACTTCGTGATAGCTGCTTTCGCGATAGCATCGCTCCTCGTCGTGTGGAGACACGTTGGAACCGGAGAAAAGTTGTATCCCCTCTACCGTGACGTTGGTTTTCTCCTCGTCGGCGGTCTCCTTTTCATTCTGATAATAAACCTCGACAAGGTGAACTTTCGGTGGGAGTACTTCAAGTACTTCATTCCGTCCCTCCTCGTTGCCGAGGCCTTCATATGGACCCTCTCCCGGAAGTTCGAGCTCATCAGAAACAACAGGTTGCTTTTCTACACCCACTTCTACGACGCGACGACGACCTTCGTTGGGATACAGTTCTTCGGTTACTGGGAGCAACACGTTCTCGCAAGAACGCTGATAGACCTGACGGGAACGGCGGCGGTGATGTACCTCGAAAAGCTGATCATCCTGCTCCCAATCGTGTGGATACTCGACGTCGAGATGAAGGATGAAGACCCGGATTTAATAAACTTCGTTAAACTGGCCATGTTCATCCTCGGCTTTGGGCCCGGGACGAGGAACCTACTCATAACGCTCATGGGGGTGGGAAGATGA